One Gelria sp. Kuro-4 DNA segment encodes these proteins:
- a CDS encoding AbgT family transporter, with protein sequence MPEKKQSDELGGWFGKFINWVEVVGNRLPHPFTLFVILALVTLALSWILASAGVEVTYMKPPAKVGEAPQQVTVAVQNLLAFGPMRKFMADFVKNFVAFPPLGLILTMMLGIALLDQTGFMSAAMRKTILGAPPALVTMALAFVGINSNLASDAGSVFTAAIGGSLFAALGRNPLVGVVTGYAAGWSGFTANLMIAGTDALLSGITAPVAQAMGITAPTHPMINWFFMIVATFTLTLGTTYVTERFTAKRLGDTRSQGRLDENALQEHALKPEEERGLRWALGGFLLFVAIMLILSLPPGAFFRNPEGAFLPKSPLTDSIMAILFFFFLFVGVGYGIGAGTIKSEKDVPRYMAKGIEGIVGFIVVALPAALFIYLFNSSNITTVLAVKGAEFLKAMNLGGIPLALMFILLVAFINLFIVSGSSKWIILAPIFLPMFSVVSFSPALTQVAYRIGDTATNIISPLSPYIPVILGLLTQFNPKKEEVGIGTYISLMIPYSIAYLIILSIQIVIWMLLKLPLGPGAGIYL encoded by the coding sequence GTGCCTGAAAAGAAGCAATCGGATGAGCTGGGCGGCTGGTTTGGTAAGTTCATTAACTGGGTGGAGGTCGTGGGTAACAGGCTCCCTCATCCTTTTACACTCTTTGTTATTCTGGCGCTCGTTACCCTGGCTCTCTCCTGGATCCTGGCTTCGGCCGGGGTCGAGGTCACCTACATGAAACCGCCGGCGAAGGTGGGTGAGGCGCCTCAGCAGGTTACTGTTGCGGTGCAGAACCTGCTGGCCTTTGGCCCCATGCGCAAGTTCATGGCGGACTTCGTCAAGAACTTCGTCGCCTTTCCGCCTCTGGGCCTCATCCTTACCATGATGCTCGGTATTGCGCTCTTGGACCAGACGGGATTCATGTCGGCGGCGATGCGCAAAACCATTCTCGGTGCTCCGCCGGCGCTCGTTACTATGGCGCTGGCCTTCGTCGGCATAAACTCTAACCTGGCCTCGGACGCCGGTTCCGTCTTCACCGCGGCCATCGGCGGCTCGCTCTTTGCGGCTCTCGGTCGCAACCCGCTGGTCGGCGTGGTCACAGGGTACGCCGCCGGGTGGAGCGGTTTCACGGCCAACCTGATGATTGCCGGCACAGACGCCCTGCTGTCCGGTATTACCGCTCCGGTGGCCCAAGCCATGGGCATCACCGCGCCCACACACCCCATGATCAACTGGTTCTTTATGATCGTGGCCACCTTCACCCTTACGCTGGGTACCACTTACGTCACCGAGCGCTTTACGGCCAAGCGGCTGGGTGACACCCGCTCACAGGGCAGGCTGGATGAAAATGCTCTGCAGGAACACGCCCTTAAACCCGAGGAAGAGCGAGGGCTGCGTTGGGCCCTGGGCGGCTTTTTGCTCTTTGTCGCTATCATGCTGATCCTTAGCCTGCCGCCGGGAGCGTTCTTCCGCAACCCCGAAGGTGCCTTCCTGCCCAAGTCGCCGCTGACTGACAGCATTATGGCCATCCTCTTCTTCTTCTTCCTGTTCGTCGGCGTGGGCTACGGCATCGGGGCCGGGACAATCAAATCGGAAAAAGACGTGCCCCGCTATATGGCCAAGGGCATCGAAGGCATCGTCGGCTTTATTGTCGTGGCTTTGCCGGCGGCGCTCTTCATCTACCTCTTTAACAGCAGCAATATCACCACTGTACTCGCCGTGAAGGGTGCCGAATTCCTGAAGGCCATGAACCTGGGCGGCATCCCCCTGGCCCTCATGTTTATCCTCCTGGTGGCCTTTATCAACCTCTTCATCGTAAGCGGTTCTTCCAAGTGGATCATCCTGGCGCCGATCTTTCTACCCATGTTCTCCGTGGTCAGCTTCTCCCCGGCGCTCACGCAGGTGGCGTACCGCATCGGTGACACCGCCACCAACATCATCTCGCCTCTTTCGCCTTACATTCCCGTTATCCTGGGCCTGCTCACCCAGTTTAACCCCAAAAAGGAAGAGGTGGGCATCGGCACCTACATCTCGCTGATGATACCGTATTCCATCGCTTATCTCATCATCCTGTCCATCCAGATCGTCATCTGGATGCTGCTCAAGCTCCCGCTCGGGCCCGGCGCCGGGATTTACCTGTAA
- a CDS encoding M20 family metallopeptidase codes for MDDAVKGLVRANLADVTRLRWDIHQHPELSLKEERTAALVEAELKELGLEVKRLGDTGVVALLRGGRPGKTLALRADMDALPLPERTACPYPSQVPGVMHACGHDAHTAILLGAAQVLTALRKQLTGNVKFLFQPAEENNPTGGAHLLMDAGALEEPKVDLILALHVWPDLPVGTIGVRAGALMAASDRVFLTVRGRSSHGSAPHQGVDAIVTTAQVLTALQTIVSRNVSPLEAAVLSFGTIKGGHRYNIIAEEVTLEGTCRTLNAEVRKLIPRRLAELAENVAAGLGATCDVKYVHGYPPLVNTAEGVELLRQAGTAALGAGGVVQPDYPGMGAEDFAFYLEKVPGALFWLGCTAPGTKKIPLHNPEFLVDERALPVGVEVFVRAALAYLKG; via the coding sequence TTGGATGATGCGGTAAAGGGGCTGGTCCGTGCGAACCTGGCGGATGTGACGCGCCTGCGTTGGGACATTCACCAACACCCGGAGCTCAGCCTGAAGGAGGAGCGCACAGCGGCCCTGGTGGAGGCGGAGCTTAAGGAGCTCGGTCTCGAGGTGAAGCGCCTTGGCGATACGGGCGTGGTAGCACTCCTCAGGGGTGGCCGCCCGGGCAAGACCCTGGCCCTGCGGGCCGACATGGACGCGTTACCGCTGCCGGAGAGGACCGCTTGCCCTTATCCTTCCCAGGTGCCGGGGGTGATGCACGCCTGCGGCCACGACGCCCACACGGCCATCCTCCTGGGGGCGGCCCAGGTGCTGACGGCCTTGCGGAAGCAGCTGACCGGGAACGTGAAGTTCCTTTTCCAGCCGGCCGAGGAAAACAACCCTACAGGCGGGGCGCACCTGCTCATGGACGCCGGTGCACTGGAGGAGCCGAAGGTCGACCTTATTCTCGCCCTGCACGTTTGGCCCGACCTGCCGGTGGGAACCATCGGCGTGCGCGCAGGCGCGCTCATGGCGGCGTCTGACCGCGTGTTCCTTACCGTAAGGGGTAGGAGCAGCCACGGCTCGGCTCCCCACCAAGGGGTGGATGCCATCGTGACCACGGCTCAGGTGCTGACGGCTCTTCAGACCATAGTGAGCCGCAACGTCAGCCCGCTGGAAGCGGCGGTACTCTCTTTCGGCACTATCAAGGGTGGTCATCGCTACAACATAATCGCCGAGGAAGTAACCCTGGAAGGGACCTGCCGCACGTTAAACGCGGAGGTGCGGAAACTCATCCCGCGCCGTCTGGCAGAGCTGGCGGAAAACGTGGCTGCGGGCCTGGGGGCTACCTGCGACGTAAAGTACGTCCATGGTTACCCGCCGCTGGTCAATACGGCCGAGGGGGTTGAACTTCTCCGGCAGGCGGGCACTGCTGCCCTCGGTGCCGGCGGGGTGGTGCAGCCGGATTACCCGGGTATGGGAGCAGAGGACTTCGCCTTCTACCTGGAAAAGGTGCCAGGGGCCCTCTTCTGGCTGGGGTGCACGGCCCCGGGGACTAAGAAGATACCACTTCATAACCCGGAGTTCCTGGTTGACGAGCGCGCTTTGCCGGTAGGGGTAGAGGTTTTTGTGCGAGCAGCTCTGGCCTATTTAAAGGGCTGA
- a CDS encoding NAD(P)/FAD-dependent oxidoreductase, with product MEHDKLYDLAVVGCGPAGLSAAINAAIRRKDLIILGSEFCSPKLHKAPRIDNYLGLPGVGGEELRQAALKHVAQFGLRVEPARVEAIIPLGDRFQLLTRTSLYEAKAAVLATGVVEVATLPGEEDFLGRGVSYCATCDGPLFGGQPVAVVSDIVEGEEEANYLADVAAEVYYLPLYKRSYKLNAKVTVLPARPRAIHGLTGVEGLELTDGTVLSVKGVFIIREATNPNRLVPGLDLNGTAIRVDREQRTNIPGLFAAGDCTGRPFQLAKAVGEGQVAALSAVRYLDQKK from the coding sequence ATGGAGCACGACAAGCTTTATGATCTGGCCGTTGTGGGTTGCGGCCCGGCCGGACTGTCGGCGGCCATCAACGCCGCCATTCGCAGGAAAGACCTCATTATTCTCGGGTCGGAGTTCTGCAGCCCTAAGCTGCACAAGGCCCCCCGCATTGACAACTACCTCGGGCTGCCGGGTGTGGGGGGGGAAGAGCTGCGCCAGGCCGCTCTTAAACACGTGGCCCAGTTCGGCCTTCGGGTGGAACCGGCGCGGGTGGAGGCCATCATTCCCTTGGGCGATAGATTCCAACTCCTCACCCGCACTTCCCTTTACGAGGCTAAGGCGGCCGTGCTGGCCACCGGCGTGGTGGAAGTGGCGACGCTGCCCGGCGAAGAAGACTTCCTGGGACGCGGCGTCAGTTACTGTGCCACCTGTGACGGTCCCCTCTTCGGCGGCCAGCCGGTGGCCGTGGTATCGGACATCGTTGAGGGTGAAGAGGAGGCCAACTACCTGGCCGATGTAGCAGCAGAGGTTTACTATCTCCCCTTATACAAGCGCAGCTACAAACTCAATGCCAAGGTTACCGTGCTGCCCGCGCGGCCCCGCGCCATCCACGGGCTGACCGGCGTGGAGGGGCTCGAACTGACCGACGGCACGGTACTCAGCGTAAAGGGCGTCTTCATCATCCGCGAGGCCACCAACCCCAATCGCCTCGTACCCGGGCTGGACCTCAACGGAACAGCCATCCGGGTCGATCGCGAGCAGCGCACCAATATTCCCGGGCTGTTCGCCGCCGGCGATTGCACCGGCCGCCCCTTCCAACTGGCCAAGGCGGTAGGCGAAGGTCAGGTGGCCGCGCTCAGCGCCGTTCGCTACCTGGACCAAAAAAAATAG
- a CDS encoding DUF3006 domain-containing protein, producing MLLIVDRLEERWAVLEWEEGTFNFPRQLLPADVREGDVLDVALKRDEAATRRRSEEARKALDDLLAPRCESDEQH from the coding sequence GTGCTGCTGATCGTTGACCGGTTGGAGGAGCGGTGGGCGGTTCTGGAGTGGGAAGAAGGCACCTTCAACTTTCCGCGTCAGCTTCTTCCAGCCGACGTGCGGGAAGGGGACGTGCTGGACGTAGCTCTTAAGCGGGACGAAGCGGCGACGCGCCGGCGCAGCGAGGAAGCCAGAAAAGCCTTGGACGACCTGCTGGCCCCGCGGTGTGAGAGCGACGAGCAGCATTAG
- a CDS encoding ComEC/Rec2 family competence protein — translation MKTEHVPSFLRRRRCVPVFLALLLLVLSACSPSPPSGLSRDAGGSGGEPRVLDVHYLDVGQADSILVQLPGGENVLIDGGNAADGENVVDYLKKSGVRSLAAVVATHPHEDHIGGLPAVLAALPVKECYLPRRAAATRTYERLLAALKEKRVVVKEARAGAVVQLEEPAVKAQFLGPVRTDYDDLNDVSAVLKVTYGRTAFLFTGDAGEVAEQDLVARGGLKADVLKVGHHGSASATSTAFLRAVRPALAVISVGRRNDYGHPSPSTLRRLGREKVKVLRTDQQGTIVLLSDGNRVWEEGMKSAADR, via the coding sequence ATGAAAACTGAGCATGTGCCATCTTTTCTGCGCCGGCGGCGGTGTGTCCCGGTCTTCTTGGCGCTTCTTCTCCTGGTGCTGAGCGCCTGCAGCCCCAGTCCACCGTCCGGGCTCAGCCGGGATGCCGGCGGGAGTGGAGGAGAGCCCCGGGTCCTTGATGTCCACTACCTGGACGTGGGCCAGGCGGACAGCATCTTGGTGCAGCTGCCGGGCGGGGAGAACGTGCTCATCGATGGTGGGAACGCCGCTGACGGTGAGAACGTGGTGGATTACTTAAAAAAGAGCGGGGTGAGGAGCCTGGCCGCGGTGGTAGCCACTCATCCGCACGAGGATCACATTGGAGGGCTGCCTGCAGTCCTTGCGGCCTTGCCGGTGAAAGAGTGTTACCTGCCGCGGCGGGCCGCCGCCACCCGCACGTACGAGCGACTGCTTGCCGCCCTTAAAGAGAAGCGTGTAGTGGTTAAAGAGGCGCGTGCCGGGGCGGTCGTGCAGCTTGAGGAACCGGCGGTTAAGGCCCAGTTCCTCGGTCCGGTGCGCACTGACTATGATGATCTGAACGATGTGAGCGCGGTGCTCAAGGTTACTTACGGGCGGACGGCCTTTCTCTTTACAGGCGATGCGGGCGAGGTGGCCGAGCAGGACCTCGTGGCACGCGGCGGGCTCAAGGCCGATGTTCTGAAGGTGGGACATCACGGCTCCGCTTCGGCAACAAGCACGGCTTTCCTGCGCGCGGTGCGGCCGGCCCTGGCGGTGATCTCCGTAGGGCGCCGGAACGATTACGGCCATCCGAGCCCATCTACCCTGCGGCGCCTGGGCAGGGAAAAGGTCAAGGTGTTGCGTACGGACCAGCAGGGAACTATTGTTCTTCTGAGCGATGGAAACAGGGTTTGGGAGGAGGGGATGAAGAGTGCTGCTGATCGTTGA
- a CDS encoding nicotinate phosphoribosyltransferase codes for MPAQELTSLERVRNLKVAADKRFHSATHEEIMQGATTDIYFVRSYELLHHMGLGATPVVAEIFARRGGILAGVEEVKHLLAGREGLEMWSLDEGEEFAPKEVVMRISGPYDKFGLFETVILGFLASPSGWATAARECKQAAGDAPVFCFGARHLHPAVAPVMERAALIGGFDGASCILAAKLAGREPAGTVPHAVILIMGDTVEVAKVYDKVMPPDAPRLVLVDTFHDEAEEAVRVAEALGERLSGVRLDTPGERGGVTPDLVYEVRQRLDQKGFQHVNIFVSGGVTPERIVELKAAGAAAFGVGSYITAAPPIDMTMDLKVVSGVPVAKRGRIPGITPNPRLKRQI; via the coding sequence GTGCCGGCGCAAGAATTGACGAGCCTGGAGCGCGTGCGCAATCTCAAAGTGGCCGCTGACAAGCGGTTTCACTCGGCCACCCACGAAGAGATCATGCAAGGGGCAACCACCGACATCTACTTCGTGCGCAGCTATGAGCTGTTGCATCACATGGGGTTAGGCGCCACCCCGGTGGTGGCGGAGATCTTTGCGCGCCGCGGCGGGATTTTGGCGGGCGTGGAGGAGGTTAAACACCTCCTGGCCGGCCGCGAAGGGCTGGAGATGTGGTCGCTCGATGAAGGCGAAGAGTTTGCACCTAAGGAAGTTGTCATGCGCATTTCAGGCCCCTACGACAAATTCGGCCTCTTTGAGACGGTGATCCTGGGCTTTTTGGCCAGCCCGAGCGGCTGGGCTACCGCCGCCCGCGAGTGCAAACAGGCTGCCGGCGATGCGCCGGTGTTCTGCTTCGGAGCGCGTCACCTCCACCCTGCGGTGGCGCCGGTGATGGAGCGGGCGGCTTTGATCGGCGGCTTTGACGGTGCCAGCTGCATCCTGGCGGCCAAACTGGCCGGCCGGGAACCGGCCGGGACCGTTCCCCATGCGGTGATCCTAATTATGGGCGACACGGTGGAAGTGGCCAAGGTTTACGACAAGGTGATGCCGCCCGATGCGCCGCGGCTGGTGCTGGTGGATACTTTCCACGACGAAGCTGAGGAAGCAGTGCGGGTGGCGGAGGCCTTGGGTGAGCGTCTCAGCGGGGTTCGCCTCGACACTCCGGGCGAGCGCGGCGGGGTCACCCCCGACCTGGTGTACGAGGTCCGGCAGCGCCTCGACCAGAAGGGGTTCCAGCATGTAAATATTTTTGTCTCAGGCGGTGTAACTCCGGAGCGCATTGTCGAACTGAAGGCGGCCGGTGCAGCGGCTTTCGGCGTGGGCAGTTACATCACGGCAGCACCGCCCATTGACATGACCATGGATCTGAAGGTGGTCAGCGGGGTGCCTGTCGCCAAGCGCGGGCGGATCCCAGGCATAACCCCTAATCCGCGCCTAAAACGACAGATTTAG
- a CDS encoding lytic transglycosylase domain-containing protein — MSAKRLRLMKTGAWLAVWLVLAGLVFDSRIFWRLFFPLHYQPLLERYGNEYQVDPLLLAAVIRAESKYHPRARSAAGALGLMQIVPETGAWAAEKLGLAGFAADKLFDPETNIRIGAWYLRDLFDEFHGNIVLALAAYNSGRGNVRGWLAAQKEGQGSFTIENIPFPETRTYVRRVLRNYHWYKRIYNTDP, encoded by the coding sequence ATGAGTGCAAAGCGGCTTAGACTAATGAAAACCGGAGCCTGGTTGGCGGTTTGGCTGGTCTTGGCGGGCCTCGTCTTCGACAGCCGTATCTTTTGGCGCCTCTTTTTTCCTTTACACTACCAGCCCCTGCTCGAACGCTATGGCAACGAGTACCAGGTGGACCCGCTGCTTCTGGCGGCGGTGATCCGTGCTGAGAGCAAGTACCACCCGCGCGCCCGGTCGGCGGCCGGTGCCTTAGGCCTTATGCAAATCGTCCCGGAAACGGGGGCCTGGGCAGCCGAAAAACTGGGGCTGGCCGGTTTTGCAGCGGACAAGTTGTTTGACCCGGAGACGAACATCCGCATCGGGGCCTGGTACCTGCGCGACTTGTTTGATGAGTTTCACGGCAACATTGTGCTGGCCCTCGCGGCTTACAACTCCGGGCGGGGCAATGTGCGCGGCTGGCTGGCGGCGCAAAAAGAGGGGCAAGGATCATTTACCATCGAAAACATACCCTTTCCCGAAACGCGCACCTACGTGCGCAGGGTGCTGCGAAACTACCACTGGTACAAAAGAATCTATAATACCGACCCCTAA
- the coaE gene encoding dephospho-CoA kinase (Dephospho-CoA kinase (CoaE) performs the final step in coenzyme A biosynthesis.) → MPGTPIIVLTGGIASGKSTVARMLAEEGGEVISADVLAREVLVPGSPGWEEVVQTWGTGVLTPEGEIDRRRLGRRVFASSEERRRLEEITHPRIFALLQERLAAAVARAPFVVLEVPLYFETGRRLPASEVWVVYADRATQLARLVERSGLTPAEAEARLAAQQPLTEKCALADRVIDNSGTREQTRRAVQEALAALWGRRGPGEQGRSPKAVK, encoded by the coding sequence ATGCCGGGGACGCCGATAATCGTTCTCACCGGCGGTATTGCCAGCGGCAAGAGCACCGTCGCCCGCATGCTGGCCGAGGAGGGAGGGGAAGTGATCTCGGCCGATGTGCTGGCCCGGGAGGTGCTGGTGCCGGGAAGCCCGGGCTGGGAAGAAGTGGTGCAGACGTGGGGTACCGGGGTGCTGACACCCGAAGGTGAAATCGACCGCCGGCGCCTAGGACGGCGGGTTTTCGCGTCTTCTGAGGAGCGGCGCCGGCTGGAGGAGATAACCCACCCGCGAATCTTTGCCCTCCTGCAAGAACGGCTGGCTGCTGCCGTAGCGAGGGCGCCTTTTGTTGTCCTGGAGGTGCCGCTTTATTTCGAGACGGGGAGGAGACTGCCGGCGAGCGAGGTCTGGGTGGTTTACGCGGACCGGGCGACCCAGCTGGCCCGCCTGGTGGAGCGCAGCGGGCTCACCCCGGCCGAGGCCGAGGCGCGGCTTGCGGCCCAGCAGCCCTTGACGGAAAAGTGCGCCCTGGCCGACCGCGTCATCGATAATTCAGGAACGAGGGAGCAAACGCGCCGCGCAGTGCAGGAGGCGCTGGCGGCTCTTTGGGGGCGCCGGGGGCCAGGAGAACAGGGGAGGAGTCCAAAGGCGGTTAAATGA
- the ytaF gene encoding sporulation membrane protein YtaF — MDELSALVLALAVSLDSLGVGFAYGAKKVRIPPVSLCLLSGLSMAAMYSSMLAGRVLAGLLPAASSRWLGGAILIGMGLSSFFTAWRSQRKKTGEDKLLSLRIRPLGLIIQVIEEPGRADLDASGEISSGEAVLLGAALALDALGAGLGAALTAFPPFITSALVGGAALCTLKVGQGLGQRLLRLETSWATLVHGALLVALGFYRLL; from the coding sequence ATGGACGAACTTTCTGCCCTAGTGCTGGCACTGGCTGTAAGCCTAGACAGCTTGGGTGTGGGCTTTGCTTATGGTGCAAAAAAGGTCAGAATACCACCCGTCTCACTCTGTTTACTGAGCGGCCTGTCCATGGCAGCCATGTACAGCAGCATGCTGGCAGGCAGAGTCCTCGCCGGCCTGCTGCCGGCGGCGAGCAGCCGCTGGCTGGGCGGTGCAATCCTTATCGGTATGGGGCTGAGCTCCTTTTTTACCGCCTGGCGGTCGCAGCGCAAAAAGACAGGCGAAGACAAGCTGCTTTCCCTGCGCATCCGCCCGCTGGGCCTCATCATCCAGGTGATTGAAGAGCCGGGCCGGGCGGACTTGGATGCCTCCGGGGAGATCAGCTCGGGTGAGGCCGTACTCCTCGGCGCCGCCCTGGCGCTCGACGCGCTGGGGGCAGGCCTGGGAGCGGCGCTGACGGCCTTTCCGCCCTTCATTACGTCAGCGCTGGTAGGAGGCGCCGCCTTGTGTACCTTAAAGGTGGGCCAGGGCCTGGGGCAGCGCCTCCTGCGGCTGGAGACTTCCTGGGCCACGCTGGTGCATGGAGCTCTGCTGGTGGCGCTCGGCTTTTATCGACTGCTGTAA
- the mutM gene encoding bifunctional DNA-formamidopyrimidine glycosylase/DNA-(apurinic or apyrimidinic site) lyase, producing MPELPEVETIRRSLEPYLVGQEITAVQVFRPRQLKNVTPAELNRRLVGRRIAELGRRGKYLLVNLEGGEVLVVHLRMTGRLLFYPQGAAVTPYTRLLMALTPPAQLHLHDVRSFAMVFLTTSEALPSLPGLVSLGPEPLGPAFTPQGLGKALAKHRGPIKNVLLAQRVVAGLGNIYADEALFRAGISPLRPADTLTAEEVARLFTGIRAVLQEAVAAGGTSIRDYVNGQGAPGAFQRQLAVYGRKGEPCRRCGTLLMGERLAGRSTVFCPKCQL from the coding sequence ATGCCGGAGCTTCCCGAAGTAGAAACTATTCGCCGGAGCTTGGAGCCGTACCTTGTGGGCCAGGAGATTACAGCGGTTCAGGTTTTCCGCCCGCGGCAGCTGAAGAACGTTACGCCTGCGGAGCTTAACCGGCGCCTCGTCGGCCGGCGCATTGCTGAACTCGGCCGGCGCGGTAAGTACCTGTTGGTCAACCTTGAGGGTGGGGAGGTTCTTGTGGTTCACCTGCGCATGACGGGCCGGCTGCTTTTTTACCCGCAGGGCGCTGCGGTGACCCCTTACACCCGGCTGCTCATGGCACTCACCCCGCCGGCCCAGCTGCACCTCCATGACGTGCGTTCATTTGCCATGGTTTTCCTGACGACAAGCGAGGCGCTGCCCTCGCTTCCCGGTTTGGTTTCCTTGGGACCGGAACCCTTGGGCCCTGCCTTTACGCCCCAGGGTTTAGGCAAGGCGCTGGCCAAGCATCGCGGTCCCATCAAAAACGTGCTCCTCGCCCAGCGGGTGGTGGCTGGGCTGGGCAATATTTATGCCGATGAAGCCCTCTTCCGGGCAGGCATAAGCCCGCTAAGGCCGGCCGATACCCTGACGGCCGAGGAGGTGGCACGCCTTTTTACCGGCATCCGGGCGGTGCTCCAGGAAGCCGTTGCAGCCGGTGGCACCTCAATCCGCGATTACGTCAACGGACAGGGCGCGCCCGGTGCCTTTCAACGGCAGCTGGCGGTGTACGGCCGTAAGGGAGAGCCGTGCCGGCGTTGCGGCACGCTGCTTATGGGCGAGCGCCTGGCGGGCCGGAGCACGGTTTTCTGCCCCAAGTGCCAGCTGTGA